One part of the Sardina pilchardus chromosome 5, fSarPil1.1, whole genome shotgun sequence genome encodes these proteins:
- the LOC134080920 gene encoding CUE domain-containing protein 1-like, whose product MTSLFHRTVSRPQRVVHRLEFNQAMGDFRTMFPGVERQVIECVLWANNGVVEATIEQLLQMSLDGQGTDDSSDSEDSIPPEILERTLEPDSSDEEPPPVYAPPSYDMHIYDRKYPADVPNTPPPRFDAHPPPGHQSGSGYRNWNPPLLGNLPDDFLRILPQQRDSLQRSHSSLSQPSSSSSSSLSSLCLPPVPSGGGAAQADACGGGGGGGGGEQERIVGRHLEDEEDRRLRQYLEDERVALFLQNEEFMRELQRNRDFLIALERGDHSAAGSGEPLPTASDDALFRDKLKHMGKSTRKKLLEIARSFSEKTRRRKTKKKALLKHHSLGSAASTANLLEDAEGPAPEGDCQLKTPDTQEEETKQNKEVLS is encoded by the exons ATGACCAGCCTTTTCCACCGCACCGTCTCCAG GCCGCAGCGGGTAGTGCACCGGCTGGAGTTCAACCAGGCCATGGGCGACTTCCGCACCATGTTCCCCGGCGTGGAGCGGCAGGTGATCGAGTGCGTGCTGTGGGCCAACAACGGCGTGGTGGAGGCCACCATAGAGCAGCTGCTGCAGATGAGCCTGGACGGCCAGGGCACCGACGACAGCTCCGACTCAGAGGACAGCATTCCGCCAGAG ATCCTGGAGCGGACCCTAGAGCCAGACAGCTCAGACGAGGAGCCCCCGCCCGTCTACGCCCCTCCCTCCTACGACATGCACATCTACGACAGGAAGTACCCTGCCGACGTCCCCAACACGCCCCCACCCAG GTTTGATGCCCATCCCCCACCCGGGCACCAGTCGGGGAGTGGCTACAGGAATTGGAACCCGCCGTTGCTAGGCAACCTCCCGGACGACTTCCTGCGGATTCTACCCCAGCAGCGCGACAGTCTGCAG cgttCCCATAGCAGTCTCTCTcagccttcctcctcctcctcttcctcgctgtCCTCGCTGTGTCTGCCCCCGGTGCCCTCTGGTGGAGGAGCAGCGCAGGCGGACGCgtgtggcggtggcggtggagggggtgggggcgagCAGGAGAGGATTGTGGGACGGCAcctggaggacgaggaggaccgGCGTCTGCGTCAGTACCTGGAGGACGAGCGCGTGGCCCTGTTCCTGCAGAACGAGGAGTTCATGAGGGAGCTGCAGCGCAACCGGGACTTCCTCATCGCCCTggagagag GAGACCACTCTGCGGCAGGTTCGGGCGAGCCCCTCCCCACAGCCTCAGACGACGCTCTCTTCCgtgacaaactcaaacacatgGGCAAGT CCACAAGGAAGAAACTGCTGGAAATTGCCAGATCCTTTTCGGAGAAAACTCGGAGGAGAAAGACCAAGAAGAAGGCCCTGCTGAAGCATCACTC ACTGGGCTCAGCTGCCTCCACTGCCAACCTGCTGGAAGATGCTGAGGGGCCAGCGCCCG